The segment GAATGAGTCTATGTCCAGGATGCCAGGCCTGTAGTGGTCCTCTCCCCGGGGAGATGGATGCTTCCATCGGGCACCAGGGGAGTGGGGACTGCCTCTGGAGTGCAGGACACCCAGAGACACAGAGTCTAGATCCAGCACTTTAGGTCTGAGAAGTAAGGAGTCCAGCACCACCCTCTCCtggttctctctcctctgtctctccaggattctctgtctctctgcctcctgtTGTCTAGCTACCTGTCTCATATTTTCCTGCTCCTCTTTCTCCATCTTCTCCCTCAGTCTCTGCTTTTGaagctgttgtctctctctctcattctgtttctCAAACAGTTGTCTCCTCTCCAGCTTCTTTATTATCTCCAATTCTTCTACACTCTGTCTCTCCCGCTCcgactccctctgtctctcccgctccgactccctctgtctctcccgctccgactccctctgtctctcctggtCTACCTCCTGTTGTATTGCTTGTTGTCTCatcttctcctgctcctctctctccatattcTCTCTCAGTATCTGCTTTTCAAGCTCCAGaagctgttgtctctctctctcagcctgcttctGCTTTTCAAACCTAAACAGTTGCCTTCTCTCCATTTCTTTTATTTCCTCCAACTCTTCAACTCTCTGTATCTCCAACTTCTTCTGTCTCTCTAAGTCGAACTGTCGCTGCCTCTCCCTTTTaaactctttctgtctctccagctcacccagtctctccctctccagctcacccagtctctccctctccagctcacccagtctctccctctccagctcacccagtctctccctctccagctcacccagtctctccctctccagctcacccagtctctccctctccagctcacccagtctctccctctccaactctctctgtgtctcctttTCCAACTCATTTTGTCTCTCCCTTTCTAACTCTCCCtgcttctccatctctctctttctagcaTATTCTAACTGTTTCTGTCTCTCAATTTCCagctgtctctgtttctccctctcaaactcctttctctccctctgacattctttctccctctccaatTCTCTTACTTTCTCAAGGACTTGTTTCTGTTTTTCTATTTCCATCTCCTCCAGCCCGGTCTTTCTGTCCCATGCcgtttctctcttcctttcctgtgtttGCTTCCTCTCCATCAGTTCCTCTTCTTGTTCTTGACCTTGGGAGCTTTTCCCAAAAGTTTTGCCTAGAGAGGGGTTCCTTTTTACCTTCCCTTGAGAACCCCATTGTCCAGACATCACAGAGAAATCTTCAAAGGGCACTTCcatgtcccctctctctgttccctcatCCCCATGGGATATGACTTCCTGGATCTGACCAGTCAGAGCAAAGTAGGTGGCCCTGGGTTTGGGTGGCTGCTCATCTGCCTCCAGCATTTTCAAACGCTTCGGTGCTgccacttcctctctctccctgtcctgctcTCTCggcttctccctctctacagccaTTTGCATCCTCCTCTCCGcttccctctgcctctctttctcctcctcctttctctccctctccatgtgtctctccttTTCCATTTCCCTTTGCCTTCCTTTCTCTACCTCTGCCCCCCTATCCACCTCAGCGGTATTCCACTTCTGCAGAGCTCCAACCCTGAGGTAGCGTGGTCCCTGTTCATGTTGGGAGGCTGGTGCTCCCCTCTGAGCCGAACTGAGGTCTCCTTGGACCCGAGCAGGTCTCTTCTCCACTGGCTCAGCCCTAGCTGGCCTGTTCCCATCAGAATGCCTGGAACGGAGGGTCATGGCCTTGTCCTCCAGCTGAGCCGAGGGGACACTCTCACTaacagctctcctctctcccaccgcGTGCACCGTGTCAAACAAGTGCTCCACACGAAGCGGGCTGGAGGGGGAGACAGGCTCGCGGTAGGGGGAGGTGACCAGGCTGCCGCCTTTCTCCCCATCCCCCAGTTTGAGAGACACACTTCTCTTGGGACAGCTCTTTGTGTTGCTCTGCGCTCTGTCCTCCTCCATCAGCAGCACACTGTGTCGCTCCACCACGTTCTCAAACAGGGCTGCTCGCACCGTCTGCACCCCACTGCTCGGGTGGCTCTCCTGGGCCTCAATCTCCAGCCCCCGCTGTGCCGCAGTCCTTCCAGCTGAGGGGTCAGAAGAGGTCTGGGTGGGCTGCTCTTTGGACCCTCTGGTGTGTTCATCCACCTTCCTTTGGTCACTGAAGATGAAGACTGAGTCCTTCCCCTAGAATTAAGTAATTCAAAGAGTTGGCCCAAGTTAATTCAGATTCTGGACACTGTCTGCATGATCATCATGAACTTAGTATTATTTGCTGCAagtattatataatgacagagaaaaagagagggtgaTACAAAGACAAGTGATTGAGTGAGGCAACTGTGTCTGGGCAGAAAGTGGATCCCACTCCTCTTTGTTGGGCCAATGAAAGTGGGTGTGGTGCTGAGGTGGTAATCAAAGCCTCACCGTGTTGACCTTTTCCCAGTGCTTCACTCTCAGCATGTTCCATAACGCACAAAGAACCACCAGAGATGACTAATGCCCTGGCTTTGATTTCAAAGCTCTTTGTACCTTTGTGACAGTGACGTTCTCTTCGCTTGTATGCTCCAAGACAAAGACTGATTCAGAGAAAAAAATGGTGCCCAGAGTGTTTGAGACATGAAATGCAAATCAGAATTTTCCCAGGAATATAGTGCTTATAACGGGCATTTTGCTTAGGCCTTTTAGGCTTACAGGGGCAAACTAAGAAACTACTGAATATTCATTACATTAAATGTCAGAAACctaaacaagttatttttcaaTTAAAATAAAGGACTATACTGTATTCACAAAGCCATCTTTAGATGTTGCTCACCAAACAAAGTGACTGTAAAACAAGATGGGGAACATACAGTACAAGCACTCCAGTCCCCCCAGTGGTGTAACAGAGGCACTTCACTTAACTCAATCAAGATCATTTAACTGGTTTGttgaatatttttatttatttaaccaggcaagtcagttaagaacaaaattcttatttacaatgacagcctatcccgaccaaaccctcccctaacccggacgatgctgggcaattgtgcgccgccctatgggactcccgatcacggccggttgtgatacagcccgggatcgaacccgggtctgtagtgacacctccagcattgcgatgcagtgtcttagaccgctgtgccactaaTGATGGTTGATTAAATTTATCCATCAACTTAACATAACTCTGATAATTTGCTTTAAGGGCAGTAAACTCTAATTGGATTGGGCATTAGTAGGTTTCTGGAATCGGTCTCATTCTATATTTGCAGCAAAATAGAAAACTTGACTTTGTTCACTGAGGACCAAGGATTTAACTGTAACCTCATTGTTTGCCTATTAAAGACAGCAGTGTTTCCTCTGGGTTTGTCTGGTTGGCACAGGAGTTAGAGAAATTCTCACAAGGCTCACTGCAATCCTTCACCAAATCACCTATGTTAATCTAAGCAAATTCCACAAGCTCTCTTACCCTCCCTTGAGGATCAGTGTCACTCTCATGGCGGTCTGTCGCCTTACTAGGAGAGGGACTGCCGAGGTCTGTGGACTTCTCAGATCCAAACCTGAtgaaaagaaacacacacacatcccacaaGACCAGTAATGACAATGGGAGAGTCATAAaaaggacagagacaggcagactgAAGGTGGTGAGGAGCTCCTAccttttggtcaggtcagggggCAGAGGGTGGGGTTTAACAGCCAGGGTCTGAGCAGGTGGCGTAACAGTATCTTCTGTTAGCTTCTTGATTCTCTGTTTAACACCACCCAGTGGTACATCTGCCTCTGGGACTGGCTGCCCTGGAGAGTGAGGCTCCGGTCCTTGGGCAGCAACACGGAGAGAAACcacaggagaggaagaagaggaatcgAGCAAGAGACTGATCCGTCTCTTAATGCTTCCTCCACCCTTTCCCTCATCCTTCTCTACCTCTTTTTTCTTCTCGCTCCCTCGTGCTAGGGCTGAAGGCTTGCTGTCTGGGGCCTGTGGTGTAACAATGGTCCCCTCTGCtcccgtctccccctctctcgtccGTAGCAGTGCTCCCTCCTCTGGAGTGTTTTCCTTGCTGACAGTCTTGGTAGGACAGCCGCGGTGCAGCGACAGGCCAATGGACTCAAACTTGGAGGTGAGGTCGGCTGAAAGGGGCCGCCTCCCGACCCAGCGATCAGCTGGGGTGAACGACTCAGACTGAGTGGGAGAGGGCAGGAAGATAGCCGACACAGGTCTAGGCCTGGAGCCTGTAGACTGGGTTCGGAGTTGGACTGTGACCTCTGGCCCttcatcctccttcctctcctccccctctagcCCTATCTGACGGAGGAAGCCCATTGACTTGGTTCTGGTCAAATAGGCTCCTCCAGCTCTGATACTGGATGCTGTTTTGCCACATTCTTTCTCCTGTTTGGTGGATCCGGACCATTCCACTGAAGGGGGTTTCTTAGGGCCTTGTGAGTGGGACAAGCCTGCCGCAGCTGGCTTCTGACGCCCCAACGTTTGGGAAGGCGTTGGTTTTCTGGGGTCCCCAAGTGTTAGAGGGGCGGGTTTGAAGGGCTGGGCTACAGGCTTGGTGGTTTGTCCCGTGCTCAACTTGGGAGAGGGCTTGTAGGAGGTAGGAGCAGGACGGCTGTGGTTGGTCGACACTGGCCTGTGTTTGCTGGTGACATTCGGCTGCTGAGGTTTTGGGCCGTTGGGAGGGTCAGGTTTGTAAAAAGTAGGGCGAGTGGGCTCTGGTCGGGGCTTGGTATTAGGCTTAGGAGCAAGTATGGGCCGGATGGTGGGGGTTTTCTCCACAGCGAAAGGTTTGGGAGTGAGCCGTGGTTTGGGTGCAGGGACAGGCTTACTGGACTCTGGAGTGATGATGAGGGAGCCCTGGGTGTTGGTTGGGCCCTCTGTTTGGCTCTTGTTGCTGGAGTCAGCCAGAGGGCTGAGGTGCAGTCGCCCCCCTACACCTGTCCTTCCCACCTCCCCAGTCTGTACCTCCACTTGTGCAGCCATCCCTGTGAAAAACACCTAGAGAGAAATGTACAAATCTCTATCAGCAACCGTGGCCATTAACTGTACGTCTAGCAGTAAAACCATAATCCAATAAATTATGTATACTACTTAGTGAGTCCTACTGCCACTCCTCTCTCTGATGCAATGTAATGACTGTACTAGGACTGTGGCCTTCACATCAGGAACATGGGAGAACCAAGGCAGATTTTACTTCCTTTATCTGGGCATCACTCTGGACTTTTCCTTTGGAGGACTCATGCACCCAGAGTTGTGGCTGGCTGCTCTAGAAGCAGATGTGCTGTTAAACAGAGGCTATTCATCAGTATGGCAGGCCTCAGCCAGGGGGAGAGGCAGAGATCCATCTCCTCTGGAGGGTTCAGTTCCCTGGATATGGGAAGGGTTCAGTTCATTGGCAGCATAGCTAGTGAACCTCAGACTACTTCTACAGGTGAGACAGCAGAAATCCTGACAGCTCAATGACTGTCTGGTGGTTGTTTTGAGGATCAACAGTAATCTGAAGATTACAGAGCTGCATCAGACGACAGTATCAGAGAGGCAGATGCAGGAAGGCTCACTCTCCTAGGAGTATTTTCCATAGAGTCAGTGTGGTAATGCAAGACAAGGTATGGCATATGGCAGTAAAAGGGGAATTCCATTGAAAAACGATATGAGTAATTAGGATATTTTGCTCCTCCCCCACTAACAATATCTCTAAACTTGCTAGATTCCTGTTGTGAATGGTTATCAGAAAACTGTTCACTTGAGAGATGTGTTGTGGTTGTACATAAGGGATAAGTATGTAATAACTATAAACACTGAGTAAAATCAGATGTTCCCTCTTATTTTATTTtacgtttatttaactaggcaagtcagttaaagaacaaattcttatttacaatgacggccttacCCGGccgacgatgggccaattgtgcgtcatcctatgggactccaaatcacggccggttttgatacagcctgaaatcgaaccagggtctgtagtgacacctctagcactgagatgcaacgccttagacagctgcgccactcgggagcccaagggTTATGGTCAGTACGGGTAGAAGAGGGAGAGCAACAATGTCAACAAGCAGATATTTTTGGTGGACTGCTGCCCTTTATAGGTTCCTGCAGATCTCATAATGCATTCCACATGTTCTTCTCGAGTTAGGCTACTCTGTAACAGATTGACGCGAACCGGACACTAACTCGCTAATATAGAAAATGTGCTGTAAACTACAGTCCAAGACAGCGGAACAAATTTTTGACTGGGGGTGCAGGACTGTTTTTGTCcgatttagatatgtttctgcttataatttctgacatcttggtaggctatttgttagtcaacttgtctataattagatacatgcagcttcccttctgtcattatatgttgccctagaagactaaataaactcTTGCTCACCAGAATGTCATAAATTGCTAGactgaatgcttcaatctagctTCAATCTGTAAAGTTCTCTGTCATCTCTGTTTATTTCACGGAGCAAAGACGTTTAGGGACCTGGGAGAAAATGCAGCTAAAAAAAGTAATTTATGTCCCaatttccaaatgacatcagtttgaccggtcGTAAGGATACGCACTTACAAAAGAACTGTATTCAACCCGCCCTACGTCTACACAATATTCAATGACCCTAAACCCGCAATAAAATTGCAGGGACtgtgggttatgagtcaacccgtgCATCACTAAACGCACAGAACTAGTTGGTGGCGCAATTATCTAATTCTGCTTTGGCAGCAGTTTCTTCTTAGTAGTTGTTATGGGCAATCCCATCCTCACTCACCTGACTGGCTGTCAACCGTCTGAACTGAGCCCTGGTTTCTGTGGTAACCATGCAGTGATGTCATATCACACGAGTAAGGAGTAGGAAGAGCCTGAGAAGAGAGCACAATTTGGTGTCATTACGAAGGAAGGAACGGTTTCCTGTAGACCCTGAGGCTGCATACATCAAAGTATAGCATAGACCTCCACACTATCATACCTCCCACCGGAAAACCATTTAGTATGTTTATATTTATGCAAACACACAGAATTAGACACAGAGAAATACCATAACACACATTTTAAAGGACGAAAAACAGACTAACACAAAAATAGTGGAATTTACAACTTCCATAACAAATAGAACATGGAGAAGAAAAGAAGGAATTAGAGTAAAGGGAAAGAGTGTTATACAGCCAGCAGGGGTCTGATAAATTGAGGCAGTGGTTGTTGACAGGAAACAGCTTTGCTAAACATGCACTGTTAATGGAGGGTCCAGGAACAGCAGGGAGGAGAAACCACTGGCTGTAAGAATTGCATTGTACAACCGTCATTGCCCTTGCAAACAACTCATTTGCTTTTTAAAGTACAAATAACAAATTCTAAATCTGTACGAGATTTCACTAAATTAAATTGAGTAGGGACTACCTTTCAGCTAGAAACAAATTAAGCAAAAAAAACTGAATGAGCTCTGCTATGAGAGATTCAAAATAAGCTAATCATAACTGGGGAAGAGAATACAGTAGACATAATTTAAAATGACAGTAAATCATAGCTTCTGTGAGCTCTGACAGAATACGTCTTCAAGTAGAGTACATTACACCTGCAGAGCTAAGGTTGAGATGAGCCCTAGAatgcattttgttacgttacagccttattccaaaatgacaaagcaaaaacatattttttagcaaatttattacaaacaaaaaactgaaatatgacatttacataagtattcagaacctttgctcagtaatttattgaagcacctttggcagcgattacagtgtcgagttttcttgggtatgacgctacaagcttggcacacctgtatttggggagtttctcccattctcctctgcagatcctctcaagctctgtcaggttggatggggagcgtcgctgcacagctattttcaggtctctccagagatgttcgatcgggttcaagtccggtctatggctgggccactcaaggacattcagagacttgtcccgaagccactgctgcgttgtcttggctgtgtgcttagggttgttgtcttgttggaaggtgaacctttcaccccagtctgaggtgctgagtgctctgcagcaggttttcatcaaggatctctctgtactttgtgccgttcatctttccctggatcctgacttgtctcccagtccctgccgctgaaaaacatccccacagcatgatgctgccaccaccatgcttcaccgtagggattgtgcccggtttcctccagatgtgacgcttggcattcaggccaaagagttccatcttggtttcatcagaccagagaatcttgtttctcttttttatttttaaattttatccccttttctccccaattttcgtggtatccaatcgctagtaattactatcttgtctcatcgctacaactcccgtacgggctcgggagagacgaaggtcgaaagccatgcgtcctccgaagcacaacccaaccaagccgcactgcttcttaacacagcgcgcctccaacccggaagccagccgcaccaatgtgtcggaggaaacaccgtgcacctggcccccttggttagcgcgcactgcgctcggcccgccacaggagtcgctggagtgcgatgagacaaggatatccctaccggccaaaccctccctaacccggacgacgctaggccaattgtgcgtcgccccacggaccccccggtcgcagccggctgcgacagagcctgggcgcgaacccagagactctggtggcgcagctagcactgcgatgcagtgccctagaccacttcgccacccgggaggcccagaatcttgtttctcatggtcagagtcctttaggtgccttttggcaaactccaagtggactgtcctgtgccttttactgaagagtggcttccgtctggccactttaccataaaggcctgattggtggagtactgcaaagatggttgtccttctggaaggttctcccatctccatagaggaactctagagctctgtcagtgttaccattgggttcttggccacctccctgaccaaggcccttctcccccgattgctctgtttggccaggcggccagctctaggaagagtattggtggttccaaacttcttccatttaagaatgagggaggccactgtgcatttttgttcagtatagctttGAAATTGCAATTTCTTTAAGccccatggtaaaatgtgtagaattacaggaaattagcatTAAAACTGCAATTTCTCTCTCAGTCCAGACCTGTCAACCGTGAAGAATTCTTATGAGTATCACTTCATCACTGCAGTGGTACCTCCTTGCCCCAAACCTCACAACGACACATTTTGCATTATTTTAAACCTGTAACTGCCACTTCCTGAAACCTAGTCTTAAATTACATCAAACAATGTTACCGAACACAATAGTCTAGCGTTTGGTCCTTAATGAATTGAGGTGGTCTCAATTACACTTTCAATTTTTCCTAGGTTAAATTTAAAATGTAATGATTATTGTAAATAGGAGTCTTTATGTGGATAGTCTAGTGAAAATGTAAATTGGCTGCTTCTTAATTTTGtttgtcgttctcaactaacatcaaggcggtgacccgttcctgtaggttcatgctctacaacattcgcagagtacgaccctgcctcacacaggaagcggcgcaggtcctaatccagg is part of the Salvelinus namaycush isolate Seneca chromosome 18, SaNama_1.0, whole genome shotgun sequence genome and harbors:
- the si:ch73-138n13.1 gene encoding inner centromere protein; translation: MAAQVEVQTGEVGRTGVGGRLHLSPLADSSNKSQTEGPTNTQGSLIITPESSKPVPAPKPRLTPKPFAVEKTPTIRPILAPKPNTKPRPEPTRPTFYKPDPPNGPKPQQPNVTSKHRPVSTNHSRPAPTSYKPSPKLSTGQTTKPVAQPFKPAPLTLGDPRKPTPSQTLGRQKPAAAGLSHSQGPKKPPSVEWSGSTKQEKECGKTASSIRAGGAYLTRTKSMGFLRQIGLEGEERKEDEGPEVTVQLRTQSTGSRPRPVSAIFLPSPTQSESFTPADRWVGRRPLSADLTSKFESIGLSLHRGCPTKTVSKENTPEEGALLRTREGETGAEGTIVTPQAPDSKPSALARGSEKKKEVEKDEGKGGGSIKRRISLLLDSSSSSPVVSLRVAAQGPEPHSPGQPVPEADVPLGGVKQRIKKLTEDTVTPPAQTLAVKPHPLPPDLTKRFGSEKSTDLGSPSPSKATDRHESDTDPQGRGKDSVFIFSDQRKVDEHTRGSKEQPTQTSSDPSAGRTAAQRGLEIEAQESHPSSGVQTVRAALFENVVERHSVLLMEEDRAQSNTKSCPKRSVSLKLGDGEKGGSLVTSPYREPVSPSSPLRVEHLFDTVHAVGERRAVSESVPSAQLEDKAMTLRSRHSDGNRPARAEPVEKRPARVQGDLSSAQRGAPASQHEQGPRYLRVGALQKWNTAEVDRGAEVEKGRLGELERERLGELERERLGELERERLGELERQKEFKRERQRQFDLERQKKLEIQRVEELEEIKEMERRQLFRFEKQKQAERERQQLLELEKQILRENMEREEQEKMRQQAIQQEVDQERQRESERERQRESERERQRESERERQSVEELEIIKKLERRQLFEKQNERERQQLQKQRLREKMEKEEQENMRQVARQQEAERQRILERQRRENQERVVLDSLLLRPKVLDLDSVSLGVLHSRGSPHSPGARWKHPSPRGEDHYRPGILDIDSFRSQTQTQPSSTREVFPIAGIKGSDPGSGVRSHTPERDVSRRVGAVGRPSPVWAPSQQELWEQRLGFNEESVDRPMAGPEPPRKPANKPSLEQLLHRQLDRATAPILVPERRWSGMPSEASFPRREPYSPGSPMEQTWFPQDSEPQGHRVEARGQRRSQGYQELNRMRSRSVSRRSAPSESAVEGSLSRMRSRSAHRERDRQSWEQLKQSVDGEEEGRDIDTLVHETDSQYGTWETGLRTDDSLTPATPTSDSNLSQSPRKPIPPHTPGEHAPHSDLDTPDGFSPSVQPEMQLLPFPEASTILLDSSALRSRVQLSKMRGPRSRPSRVARQTAAMSVHLEGQTAPTEDWRSRDSTEDNIEFSKQEDSDSEEQERGVDPRSAAASSQPQRVALFPGMDPSALKAQLKKRGDSDNQTDGAAPSPSQLSRSPKSPFLPQASRVLPPSGGKENGEEASPQWLRELKSKKRSSQYENDS